In the Nerophis ophidion isolate RoL-2023_Sa linkage group LG01, RoL_Noph_v1.0, whole genome shotgun sequence genome, one interval contains:
- the LOC133558418 gene encoding baculoviral IAP repeat-containing protein 5.2-like produces the protein MGCTCIAVDNSPDAATCFFCLKELEGWEPDDDPQKEHKSHSPSCHFLALKKKVEELPLNEFLKLYQARHKRLISKNCNEAVDKFEVAARLVKSEILKMEMGK, from the coding sequence atgggttgtacttgtatagctgtCGACAACAGCCCAGATGCTGCCACGTGTTTCTTCTGCCTCAAGGAGTTGGAGGGCTGGGAGCCGGACGATGACCCACAGAAAGAGCACAAATCGCATTCACCCTCGTGTCACTTCTTGGCCCTGAAGAAGAAAGTAGAGGAGCTGCCTTTGAACGAGTTCTTGAAGCTCTACCAGGCGAGGCACAAGCGCCTCATCAGCAAAAACTGTAACGAGGCCGTCGACAAGTTTGAGGTGGCTGCAAGATTGGTGAAATCGGAAATTCTCAAGATGGAAATGGGCAAATAA